The following are from one region of the Sorghum bicolor cultivar BTx623 chromosome 2, Sorghum_bicolor_NCBIv3, whole genome shotgun sequence genome:
- the LOC8056220 gene encoding uncharacterized protein LOC8056220: MAPPVKGWQVSKNRCRSSLLWSGLETHRREQRADASATEEEAQVQPWWLRINHGHSIGSSIAGSSETGSMEEDGGSGSGSGSREPFVAGAGAGTGAGNSNGGAGAGTSAKLPQVLQKSFGEVQGILEQNRVLIQEISQNQETRDADGLTRNVALIRELNTNIARVVDLYGDMSGSFARAVAAKKAAGGDKGGPKRPRSAGAGSQQQQ; encoded by the exons ATGGCGCCTCCAGTCAAAGGATGGCAAGTGAGCAAGAATCGCTGCAGATCTAGCCTTTTATGGTCAGGGTTAGAGACCCATCGCCGAGAGCAGAGGGCGGACGCTAGCGCCACAGAGGAGGAGGCACAAGTCCAACCATGGTGGCTTCGAATCAATCACG GGCACAGCATCGGGAGCAGCATCGCGGGCAGCTCGGAGACGGGATCGATGGAGGAGGACggcggctccggctccggcagcgGCAGCAGGGAGCCGTTCGTGGCTGGGGCGGGAGCGGGGACTGGCGCCGGCAACAGCAACGGCGGCGCTGGAGCAGGCACCAGCGCGAAGCTGCCGCAGGTGCTGCAGAAGAGCTTCGGCGAGGTGCAGGGGATCCTGGAGCAGAACcgcgtgctgatccaggagATCAGCCAGAACCAGGAGACCCGCGACGCGGACGGCCTCACCCGCAACGTGGCGCTCATCCGGGAGCTCAACACCAACATCGCCCGCGTCGTGGACCTCTACGGCGACATGTCGGGGTCCTTCGCCCGCGCCGTCGCCGCCAAGAAAGCCGCCGGAGGCGACAAGGGGGGACCCAAGAGGCCCCGCTCCGCCGGCGCCGGtagccagcagcagcagtag
- the LOC8055789 gene encoding uncharacterized protein LOC8055789, whose translation MAASPPRRRLPAARLLLALLLATSAVLPRGAGAVELGLKLPFSPGDVLPVLPRQVAWPVMNTLHSAVDLLPSFVAAVAPGAPAPAAWSGACFAENEAAIELTPGDRNGTDVGGAVLRLKTASAHSWTCMDLYVFATPYRITWDYYFAAQEHTLEIKSWEEQAELEYVKEHGISVFLMPSGMLGTLLSLIDVLPLFSNTAWGQHSNLAFLKKHMGASFEKRSQPWVANIRKEDIQSGDFLALSKIRGRWGGFETLEKWVTGAFAGHTSVCLKDEKGDLWVAESGYENEKGEEIIAIVPWDEWWAMALKDESNPQIALLPLHPDVRARFNESAAWEYAQSMVGQPYGYHNMIFSWIDTIGDNYPPPLDANLVMAVMSMWTRLQPVYAANMWNEALNKRLGTEGLDLQGIIIETERRGMSFDQLLTIPEQDEWVYSDGKSTTCVAFILAMYKEAGIFAPFSESIQVTEFTIRDAYMLKIFEDNPARLPSWCNTDTDKLPFCQILGEYRMELPEYNTIEPYAKMNENCPSLPPTYKRPARC comes from the exons atgGCGGCGTCCCCGCCGCGGAGGCGCCTCCCTGCTGCGCGCCTCCTCTTGGCGCTCCTTCTCGCGACGTCCGCCGTGCTGCCGCGGGGCGCCGGGGCGGTGGAACTGGGGCTGAAGCTGCCCTTCAGCCCGGGGGACGTGCTCCCCGTCCTGCCGCGCCAGGTGGCGTGGCCCGTCATGAACACGCTCCACAGCGCCGTCGACCTGCTGCCGTCCTTCGTCGCCGCCGTGGCGCCCGGGGCGCCGGCGCCCGCGGCCTGGAGCGGCGCGTGCTTCGCGGAGAACGAGGCCGCTATCGAGCTCACGCCCGGGGACCGCAACGGGACCGACGTCGGCGGCGCCGTCCTGCGCCTCAAG ACTGCTTCAGCTCATAGTTGGACATGCATGGATCTCTATGTTTTTGCAACACCATATAGGATAACATGGGACTATTATTTTGCTGCTCAGGAGCACACTTTGGAGATTAAATCATGGGAGGAACAAGCGGAATTGGAATAT GTGAAGGAGCATGGCATTTCTGTTTTTCTCATGCCATCTGGAATGCTTGGAACTTTGCTATCTTTGATTGATGTCCTGCCTTTGTTTTCAAACACTGCCTGGGGCCAACATTCCAACTTAGCCTTTTTAAAGAAGCATATGGGAGCCTCATTTGAGAAACGTTCCCAACCTTGGGTTGCTAATATTAGAAAGGAGGATATACAATCTGGTGACTTTTTGGCTCTATCAAAGATTCGAGGACGATGGGGCGGGTTCGAGACATTAGAGAAATGGGTGACTGGTGCATTTGCTGGGCATACCTCGGTTTGCTTAAAAGACGAGAAGGGTGATCTTTGGGTTGCAGAGTCAGGCTATGAAAACGAGAAG GGAGAAGAAATCATTGCAATAGTTCCTTGGGATGAATGGTGGGCCATGgccctaaaggatgaatcaaaTCCTCAGATAGCCCTGCTTCCTTTGCACCCTGATGTACGTGCCAGATTCAACGAAAGTGCTGCATGGGAATATGCCCAGAGCATGGTTGGACAACCTTATGGCTATCATAACATGATATTTAGCTGGATCGATACAATAGGAGATAATTATCCACCTCCTCTTGATGCTAACCTG GTAATGGCAGTTATGTCAATGTGGACTAGGTTGCAGCCAGTTTATGCTGCAAACATGTGGAATGAAGCCCTAAACAAACGACTTGGCACTGAG GGTTTGGACCTTCAGGGGATCATTATTGAGACTGAAAGACGTGGAATGTCTTTTGATCAGTTGCTCACCATACCCGAGCAAGACGAATGGGTATACAGTGATGGTAAATCAACTACTTGTGTTGCCTTCATTCTTGCAATGTATAAGGAGGCTGGAATATTCGCCCCTTTCTCGGAGTCGATCCAGGTCACCGAGTTCACT ATTCGTGATGCATACATGCTCAAGATTTTTGAAGACAACCCGGCAAGGCTTCCAAGCTGGTGCAACacagacacggacaagcttccCTTTTGCCAGATTCTCGGAGAGTACAGAATGGAGCTTCCAGAGTACAACACGATTGAACCTTATGCGAAAATGAACGAGAACTGTCCGTCCTTACCTCCAACATACAAACGACCCGCACGCTGCTGA